Proteins encoded by one window of Ursus arctos isolate Adak ecotype North America unplaced genomic scaffold, UrsArc2.0 scaffold_22, whole genome shotgun sequence:
- the LOC113248253 gene encoding olfactory receptor 52H1-like, producing the protein MMATLNLTSVNPGSFMLVGIPGLEQFHIWIGIPFFTIYLVALAGNGILLYLITMDHSLHEPMFFFLFMLASADLILCTTCVPKTLGIFWLKAQKITFPGCLTQLFFLHFSFFLDSAILLGMAFDRYMAICSPLRYTSVLTPRTIVKIMVGIVGRSFSVILPIVFLVKRLPFCRTRIIPHTYCEHIGVARLACADISINIWYGFAVPLMTIISDLILIGISYSLILHAVFHLPSGDARQKALSTCGSHVSVILIFYTPAMFSVLTHRFGHNISLTFHIMFANLYVAIPPALNPIIYGVKTKQIRDKVILLFFPKGRQ; encoded by the coding sequence ATGATGGCCACATTGAATTTGACAAGTGTCAATCCAGGCTCCTTCATGTTGGTGGGAATCCCAGGGCTGGAGCAGTTCCACATCTGGATTGGGATTCCTTTCTTCACTATCTACCTGGTGGCCCTTGCAGGTAATGGGATCCTTCTTTACCTCATCACTATGGACCACAGTCTCCATGAACCcatgttcttctttctcttcatgtTGGCCTCTGCAGACCTCATATTATGTACCACGTGTGTGCCCAAAACACTTGGCATATTCTGGTTGAAAGCTCAGAAAATCACTTTTCCTGGCTGCCTTACCCAGTTGTTCTTTCTTCACTTCAGCTTTTTTCTGGACTCAGCCATTTTGTTGGGCATGGCATTTGATCGTTACATGGCCATTTGTTCTCCTCTGAGATACACAAGCGTTTTGACACCTAGGACAATTGTCAAGATCATGGTGGGCATTGTTGGTCGGAGCTTTAGTGTCATTCTGCCTATTGTTTTCCTGGTGAAACGTTTGCCCTTCTGCAGGACACGCATCATCCCGCACACATACTGTGAACATATAGGTGTTGCCCGGCTCGCCTGTGCTGACATCTCCATCAACATCTGGTACGGTTTTGCTGTGCCCTTAATGACTATTATCTCAGACCTGATCCTCATTGGTATTTCTTACTCTCTCAtccttcatgctgttttccacctTCCTTCCGGAGATGCCCGACAGAAAGCCCTCAGCACCTGTGGTTCCCATGTCAGTGTCATTCTCATCTTCTACACACCAGCCATGTTCTCTGTCCTCACTCATCGCTTCGGCCACAATATCTCTCTCACCTTTCACATCATGTTTGCCAACCTCTATGTGGCAATCCCTCCCGCACTCAATCCCATCATTTACGGTGTAAAAACCAAGCAGATCAGGGACAAGGTcatcctccttttctttcctaaagGGAGGCAGTGA